The following are from one region of the Rhodopirellula sp. P2 genome:
- a CDS encoding HlyD family secretion protein, with the protein MSLVNNNESTPTMTDEETSAEAKASPDSTTSAPTKTNPPRSPYESGIEVDSPRSDDNVVQLVDSSNAMQWALFNIGAPLLLLAAAGGLVYALGSVQPSTRPPADNTLAGRLQALPAVDVVPIQSLADSGQILHLNTDGTVVPFREVILATEVAGRIIEKSPQCEAGQYVTAGTVLMRIDPTDYELTVRRLEQTQQSEYEAINEVDQELINAARLLEIADADIELQSREAKRLDSLPEDFAARRDVDAARRGVLQAEQQKVTVQNQIDLLKKRRTRLELAEQLAATQLKQANIDLQRTEIRAPIDGVIASEQAELNTFVARGNPVVTMEDTSKVEVATSLRTDQLYWVLNQKTTQSPIEELNAPANGAHRGYKLPPTEVKVQYQLSGRDDVTYVWDGQLTGYDGIGLDEQTRTVPVRVVVDQPQMFEIQRRMDDGSLAPTTSENVVSTGPTALVRGMFVRLQLQLHPAVPLVILPSEALKPGNRVWEFIPDESVLDVPEIDNQTAAAEGSDSKATAAAVADSEMTADDRVAKTDAGESENLVADSELAFVPENWTAGRLVIRHDIRPIDLLSAVGGSSDLWICEVPDQSVTGDSFVVVSPLGSIEADTFPVRAPKKNLVPPNDPKPDSLLTEAITDL; encoded by the coding sequence ATGTCTCTTGTCAACAATAACGAGTCGACGCCCACGATGACCGACGAAGAAACTTCCGCTGAGGCCAAAGCCTCACCGGATTCAACGACGTCCGCGCCGACGAAAACGAATCCCCCTCGCTCGCCGTACGAATCCGGCATCGAAGTCGACTCGCCCCGCTCGGACGACAACGTTGTCCAACTGGTCGATTCGTCCAACGCGATGCAGTGGGCGCTGTTCAACATCGGTGCCCCGCTGTTGCTGCTCGCTGCGGCCGGTGGTTTGGTTTACGCACTCGGGTCGGTCCAACCCTCGACTCGTCCGCCCGCCGACAACACACTTGCCGGACGACTCCAAGCCTTGCCGGCCGTGGATGTGGTTCCGATTCAGTCGCTCGCAGACAGCGGCCAGATCCTGCACCTGAACACCGACGGCACCGTCGTCCCCTTTCGCGAAGTCATCCTGGCAACCGAAGTGGCCGGCCGCATCATTGAAAAGTCGCCGCAATGCGAAGCTGGCCAATACGTCACCGCTGGCACGGTGCTGATGCGGATTGATCCGACGGATTACGAACTCACCGTGCGTCGCTTGGAACAAACCCAGCAATCCGAATACGAAGCGATCAATGAAGTCGACCAGGAACTGATCAACGCCGCCCGCTTGCTGGAAATCGCCGACGCGGACATTGAACTCCAAAGCCGCGAAGCCAAACGCCTGGATTCATTGCCAGAAGACTTTGCCGCCCGCCGAGACGTCGACGCCGCCCGCCGAGGCGTCTTGCAAGCCGAACAGCAAAAGGTGACGGTCCAAAACCAAATTGATTTGCTGAAGAAACGACGCACCCGATTGGAACTGGCCGAACAGCTCGCTGCCACGCAGCTCAAACAGGCCAACATCGATCTGCAACGGACCGAAATCCGAGCCCCGATCGACGGGGTCATCGCCAGCGAACAAGCCGAACTGAACACGTTCGTTGCCCGCGGCAATCCCGTCGTCACAATGGAAGACACATCCAAGGTCGAAGTCGCCACCAGTCTGCGAACCGACCAACTGTACTGGGTGCTGAATCAGAAAACGACGCAATCACCCATCGAAGAATTGAACGCCCCCGCCAACGGCGCTCACCGCGGTTACAAGTTGCCGCCCACGGAAGTGAAGGTGCAATACCAACTGTCCGGGCGTGACGACGTGACTTATGTCTGGGATGGCCAACTGACCGGTTATGACGGCATCGGGCTGGACGAACAAACTCGCACCGTCCCCGTTCGAGTGGTTGTCGACCAACCTCAGATGTTTGAAATCCAACGCCGAATGGACGATGGGTCGCTCGCCCCGACCACTTCCGAAAACGTCGTTTCGACCGGACCCACCGCACTCGTTCGTGGCATGTTCGTGCGTCTGCAATTGCAACTGCACCCCGCCGTGCCACTCGTCATCCTGCCGTCCGAAGCCCTCAAGCCAGGCAATCGAGTTTGGGAATTCATCCCCGATGAATCCGTTTTGGACGTTCCTGAAATCGACAACCAAACCGCAGCTGCGGAGGGTTCGGATTCGAAAGCGACCGCCGCAGCCGTCGCCGACTCTGAAATGACTGCGGATGATCGCGTCGCCAAGACGGACGCTGGCGAATCAGAAAACCTGGTAGCCGATTCGGAACTTGCCTTCGTGCCTGAAAATTGGACCGCGGGACGCTTGGTGATTCGCCACGACATTCGCCCGATTGATTTGCTGTCAGCCGTCGGTGGAAGCTCCGACCTGTGGATCTGTGAAGTGCCGGACCAATCGGTCACCGGTGACAGCTTTGTGGTTGTCTCACCGCTCGGCAGCATCGAAGCGGACACGTTCCCTGTTCGTGCCCCCAAGAAAAACCTGGTCCCACCCAACGATCCCAAACCAGACTCGCTTTTGACCGAAGCAATCACCGATCTTTGA
- a CDS encoding S8 family peptidase, which translates to MSHRSASPLSPIETDSDALELPTPAIQPCEERLALSASLMGAWLADWADPIQPLPACSADHWAAPATDASAPTEIPIAAAIVPPPANPLHASPVLGPALPGIAADSQPNASPSSLTSANDTGLDFDALLKGQSSGSLVEQAQSLRQDGGLLGDSSFGSNWDGSGQTIAVIDSGIAYDHVALGGGYGPGYRVVGGYDFAENDDNPYDDAPAGYHGSHVAGLIAGNGTLDSGEAFQGLAPGSDLVGLRVFDDAGNGNLQWIESALQWVIENHDTFENPITTVNMSLGTELTDANRFDAMGMLEDELQTLYEANIMVFAAAGNSFGTMDHGTADELMYPASSQYVVGVGSVDANDVLSSFSQREDGILTTGGQAIRSSVPEHVYGADGFVNDYALLSGTSMASPQIAGASVLVRQAMTEAGMAPTIDSILARLHETADQHTDPVTGIEYQTLNLEAALAFSVSEPEPTPVPDPTPDPTPTPAPSPAPEPTPTPEPSVPAGSLLSEYQGTSGSDEVVLDLRALSSITNGGVNGKTLLSDAGGNYTLDTTDTIVIDGGAGGDVLRIMGSAEAESLLLRPPTSEDGISRLTFLGGVIEIRGFENITFVGGGGLDLATMYDSTGDDVLTASSQTARMSGAGFEFRVDNVPKLFAHATSGGDDTAHLNDSAGDDRLVIRPQFSSLRSETQTQAVFGFERVYAYAEAGGHDTADLGDSAADDVMSISQTRATISSSGYRATAIGFDDVTAKASAGGDDTVRIYVTQPGGTWHTTDSLTQWNGADGTSRIARGFEHSETFERIESAALSTGEPLPAGEPLALEESPLAANASTEPLANPFDEDAHRDALRRMFETL; encoded by the coding sequence ATGTCACACCGTTCAGCTTCGCCATTGAGTCCCATTGAAACGGATTCCGACGCTTTGGAATTGCCGACACCGGCGATCCAACCCTGCGAAGAACGTTTGGCTCTGTCGGCCTCGTTGATGGGAGCTTGGCTGGCAGATTGGGCGGACCCAATCCAACCCTTGCCGGCTTGCTCTGCCGATCACTGGGCTGCCCCCGCCACGGACGCTTCGGCCCCCACCGAAATCCCCATCGCGGCGGCGATTGTCCCCCCTCCCGCGAATCCTCTCCACGCATCCCCTGTTCTCGGTCCCGCGCTCCCAGGCATTGCTGCCGATTCGCAGCCAAACGCTTCCCCGAGCAGCCTGACCTCAGCCAACGACACCGGTCTCGATTTTGACGCCCTCTTAAAAGGGCAGTCCTCGGGTTCGCTTGTTGAGCAAGCCCAATCGCTTCGTCAGGATGGTGGACTGCTCGGCGACAGCTCCTTCGGCAGCAACTGGGACGGCAGCGGACAAACGATCGCGGTCATCGACAGTGGGATCGCCTACGATCACGTGGCCTTGGGGGGAGGCTACGGCCCCGGCTATCGCGTCGTCGGCGGCTATGACTTCGCCGAAAATGATGACAACCCGTACGATGACGCCCCGGCCGGATACCACGGCTCTCACGTCGCTGGGCTGATCGCTGGAAACGGCACCCTGGATTCAGGGGAAGCCTTCCAGGGACTCGCGCCCGGTTCTGACTTGGTCGGACTGAGAGTCTTTGACGACGCCGGCAACGGCAACCTGCAGTGGATCGAGTCTGCTCTGCAATGGGTGATCGAGAACCACGACACGTTTGAGAATCCGATCACCACCGTCAACATGTCGCTCGGCACCGAACTGACCGATGCCAATCGGTTCGACGCGATGGGAATGCTCGAAGACGAACTGCAAACGCTCTATGAAGCCAACATCATGGTTTTCGCAGCCGCAGGCAACTCCTTCGGCACAATGGACCATGGCACCGCCGACGAGTTGATGTACCCCGCGTCCAGCCAATACGTCGTGGGCGTCGGATCGGTGGACGCCAATGATGTCCTCAGCAGTTTTTCCCAACGGGAAGACGGGATCCTGACCACTGGCGGACAAGCGATCCGCAGCAGCGTGCCCGAACATGTTTATGGCGCAGACGGATTTGTCAACGACTACGCGTTGCTCAGCGGCACCAGCATGGCCAGCCCTCAAATCGCAGGTGCGTCGGTCTTGGTTCGCCAAGCCATGACGGAAGCAGGCATGGCACCCACCATCGATTCCATTTTGGCTCGACTGCATGAGACCGCCGATCAACACACCGATCCAGTCACCGGCATTGAATACCAAACCCTGAATTTGGAAGCCGCGCTTGCGTTCTCAGTCTCGGAACCTGAACCGACACCTGTCCCCGACCCGACACCCGACCCGACACCCACCCCTGCTCCTTCGCCAGCTCCTGAACCGACTCCAACACCTGAACCCAGTGTGCCGGCGGGCTCTCTGCTCAGCGAATACCAAGGCACGTCGGGATCCGATGAAGTCGTCTTGGACCTGCGAGCGCTCTCCTCGATCACAAACGGTGGCGTCAACGGGAAAACGTTGCTTTCCGATGCAGGTGGCAACTACACACTCGATACAACGGATACCATCGTCATTGACGGTGGTGCCGGTGGCGACGTGCTTCGAATCATGGGATCCGCGGAAGCCGAGAGTTTGCTTCTTCGTCCACCCACCAGCGAAGATGGGATCAGCCGTTTGACCTTCCTCGGTGGCGTCATCGAAATCAGAGGCTTTGAAAACATCACCTTCGTCGGCGGTGGTGGACTCGATCTGGCAACCATGTACGACAGCACCGGCGACGACGTGCTCACCGCCTCCAGCCAGACCGCTCGCATGTCCGGCGCTGGATTTGAATTCCGCGTCGACAACGTTCCCAAACTCTTTGCGCACGCCACCTCCGGCGGCGATGACACCGCGCATCTGAACGATTCCGCCGGCGATGATCGCTTGGTCATCCGGCCGCAATTCAGCTCGTTGCGCAGCGAGACACAAACGCAAGCCGTGTTTGGATTTGAACGCGTCTATGCCTATGCCGAAGCCGGCGGCCACGACACCGCCGACCTCGGGGATTCCGCCGCCGACGACGTGATGTCGATTTCACAAACCCGTGCAACAATCAGCAGCAGCGGTTACCGAGCCACCGCGATCGGCTTCGATGATGTCACCGCCAAAGCATCCGCCGGCGGCGATGACACCGTGCGAATCTATGTCACTCAACCCGGCGGCACCTGGCACACCACCGACTCGCTGACCCAGTGGAACGGAGCCGATGGAACCTCGCGAATTGCTCGCGGGTTCGAACACAGCGAAACCTTCGAGCGAATTGAATCGGCCGCCCTATCGACCGGGGAACCGTTGCCGGCAGGTGAACCTTTGGCCCTCGAAGAGTCTCCGTTAGCTGCAAACGCCTCGACCGAACCGCTGGCCAATCCATTTGATGAAGACGCCCATCGCGACGCACTTCGACGCATGTTCGAAACCCTCTGA
- a CDS encoding CerR family C-terminal domain-containing protein, translating into MTESPAPATTDPTQRLLAAAGPVFAERGFDRATVREIANVADVNVAAVSYYFGDKMGLYRAVITAIREKRERAYPTPEVGKQTPPQDLERLIRTLLSRMLAADETGWEAMLMMREMQNPTPAFEGMIHGYFQPLYDALCKTIQSLLPSLDSKSAWQTDALVPQMALGVVGQCLHYRIGRPVMAHLISPELIQTHYGLDSLCSQITASTLAACGDQNVIDQHKLLFPSPLNEPHDVSCQQ; encoded by the coding sequence ATGACTGAATCCCCCGCTCCCGCAACGACCGACCCGACCCAACGTTTGTTGGCTGCCGCTGGCCCTGTGTTTGCCGAGCGAGGATTCGATCGCGCGACAGTGCGAGAGATTGCCAACGTCGCTGATGTCAATGTGGCCGCGGTCAGTTACTACTTCGGTGACAAAATGGGTCTGTACCGTGCTGTCATCACGGCCATCCGCGAAAAACGCGAGCGTGCCTACCCGACTCCTGAGGTCGGCAAACAGACGCCGCCACAGGATTTGGAACGGCTGATCCGGACCCTCCTTTCACGCATGCTCGCGGCCGACGAAACCGGCTGGGAAGCGATGCTGATGATGCGTGAGATGCAGAACCCAACGCCCGCCTTCGAGGGCATGATCCACGGGTATTTCCAACCGCTCTACGATGCATTGTGCAAAACCATCCAGTCCTTGCTGCCCTCGCTTGATTCCAAATCAGCATGGCAAACCGACGCCCTGGTGCCACAGATGGCCCTCGGCGTTGTCGGCCAATGCCTGCATTATCGAATCGGGCGTCCCGTGATGGCTCATTTGATTTCACCCGAACTGATTCAAACCCACTACGGGTTGGATTCGTTGTGCAGTCAGATCACGGCGTCCACGCTGGCAGCGTGTGGCGATCAAAATGTGATCGATCAACACAAGCTTCTCTTCCCATCGCCGCTCAACGAGCCTCACGATGTCTCTTGTCAACAATAA
- a CDS encoding Ig-like domain-containing protein produces MKNLRQLLRSVSPSSSRKRSEDRSRANRSNKRRLLSESLEARQLLAGDVPSVVDSAPQEESTHAVAHNYWRAYDVDNNKYVTALDALMVINHLNSRGEGEALTEGDEFTGFVDVTGDNRVTALDALSVINALNRGEGESEVPLVEFVLAARNLDDSLVDNTTGATDVLPDDNVELTYNVDVNEVFKLEVGVKDLRSRMETGVFRAVTDIIAGQSGVLEPAVGELQQVVFDNSILSASNPAGTITFSYADAPGTTTTKVLSDFLGANNAATEANLAEVIVELSPLIDSVDDITVNASSNSTAGGPSGGGSFTLDITYSGMDLINADIPQLQVSVEIGGTAEPVNVGQVDVKNADGSFNSAPILAALELNSRNANNAQIYGKNRVFGSFELNQDLGSGPVDLFDEIGALGPTNNLPDELGSEFNPALAYDVFSIPVRAVAPTTGLAISLDVPDEGDKVLIYGTEVGKESVPDDMIQLDASSRFILNVTGVSSGLTAANSTLSLTEDDAPTTIDLATLNSGNPAGTTYAISSETENLGDFTLSGSVVTYSPDADAFGTGDQLVYTASDGTDTVTGTIAVTIAGVNDAPSLVDDTATVEQGESTLIDVLANDSAGPGESIADLVLQQPATEFTTTNGGTAIISNGQISYTAAAGYSGSDSFTYTVADGALTATANVVVTVTNSQVGINAANKTVTIYEDNGGGTTSEVLVADLSADNLISINTGGSTITLDNAVITTGNGSVRTVGDQILFIPAQDDFGTTTITYTASNDIGSDTGVITVNITADNTDLTATSDDFPVNEGATVTLDVLANDFDGPGESGVLTITSVTQPAFGTATITENGTRISYTSTGSVSDGDDSFSYTISDGQGGTSTAVVNIDIQDVLDAPVAGNGLETVDEDSGTLTIDLSSFVTLEGSDTVTFSKVSGTDAIGTSAVAANGTLTFTPVLNANGTATIVYRATSTQGSQLSDEGTITINVTPVNDAPTATDRTVTVLEDNSIDIDLNGNVADVDSTGLVITVASNPGNGSATALGNGQIRYTPNADFNGQDSFTYQVTDGSLTTTATVTVNVTDVVSPPVANNGSLSATEDAGAVTLDLSTLINLDSGDSATITITTPPANGNASVSGTSGDLTNSTLSYTPDADYFGSDSLVYTVTNSQGATDTGTISISVAGVNDAPVAGNDTATTVRNRAVTIDVLSNDSLGPANENQVATVSVPTQPANGTVTVNGNNELVFTPNTDFVGTATITYQLSDGQSTDTATVEVTVNDFSPSVVSGQLFVDSIMNIREVIDSQGQIAPVRNGVRDSFEKALGGVAVRLVSPASDNDLGEDIDLVVLTNLDGEYTFEDVAPGRYQVIYNLPNNAVAAGEAVDGIIPIEIGSEGGASPVGTFAFASLGDAGQGNSSILSTNTNGSNGVPAGVEDGEGGFVSFGSDGGQSMFLAGSGFEGVEYAELAMNRNNDAALLTIIEEDGDVRTAQVSGDHLRVNASGTSVQLLGGVNDFDFDASLEDLVESEYPAFRDAIDMILGSN; encoded by the coding sequence ATGAAAAATCTGCGTCAACTGCTTCGCAGCGTGAGCCCGTCGTCATCACGAAAGCGAAGCGAAGACCGGTCGCGTGCTAACCGTTCCAACAAACGTCGATTGCTCAGCGAATCGCTGGAAGCTCGACAATTGCTGGCCGGAGACGTCCCGTCGGTGGTTGACTCAGCTCCTCAGGAAGAGAGCACTCACGCCGTCGCCCACAATTACTGGCGGGCCTACGACGTTGACAACAACAAGTACGTGACGGCTCTCGACGCCTTGATGGTGATCAATCACCTCAACAGCCGTGGGGAAGGCGAAGCACTGACCGAAGGCGATGAATTCACTGGTTTTGTCGATGTGACCGGTGACAATCGTGTGACGGCCTTGGATGCTTTGAGCGTCATCAACGCTCTGAATCGAGGCGAGGGCGAATCGGAAGTGCCGTTGGTCGAATTCGTTTTGGCGGCTCGCAACCTGGATGATTCGTTGGTCGACAACACGACCGGAGCCACGGATGTGTTGCCAGACGACAATGTCGAACTGACCTACAACGTCGATGTCAACGAAGTTTTCAAGCTGGAAGTTGGCGTCAAAGATCTTCGTTCGCGGATGGAAACGGGTGTCTTCCGTGCGGTGACCGATATCATCGCTGGTCAGTCGGGTGTGTTGGAGCCAGCCGTTGGCGAGCTGCAACAGGTCGTCTTTGACAACTCAATCTTGTCAGCCAGCAATCCTGCCGGCACCATCACGTTCTCCTACGCGGACGCCCCGGGAACAACGACGACGAAAGTTTTGTCTGACTTCTTGGGTGCCAACAACGCGGCAACAGAAGCCAACCTGGCCGAGGTGATTGTCGAACTGAGTCCGTTGATTGATTCGGTCGATGACATCACCGTCAACGCCAGCAGCAATTCCACGGCCGGTGGACCCAGCGGTGGTGGATCGTTCACGCTGGACATCACCTACAGCGGAATGGACCTGATCAACGCCGACATCCCGCAGCTGCAAGTCAGCGTGGAGATCGGTGGAACGGCTGAGCCCGTCAACGTGGGGCAGGTCGACGTCAAGAACGCAGATGGCTCGTTCAACAGTGCACCCATCTTGGCTGCGTTGGAACTGAACAGTCGCAATGCGAACAACGCCCAAATTTACGGCAAAAACCGCGTCTTTGGTTCCTTTGAATTGAATCAAGACTTGGGCAGTGGGCCTGTTGACCTGTTCGACGAAATTGGTGCCCTCGGCCCAACGAACAACCTTCCCGACGAACTGGGATCCGAATTCAATCCCGCTCTCGCTTATGATGTCTTCAGCATTCCCGTTCGTGCGGTTGCACCAACCACAGGGTTGGCAATCAGCTTGGACGTGCCCGATGAAGGCGACAAGGTTCTGATCTACGGCACAGAAGTCGGCAAAGAAAGCGTGCCGGATGACATGATTCAGTTGGACGCGTCATCGCGATTCATTCTGAATGTCACCGGTGTGAGTTCGGGACTGACCGCTGCGAACAGCACGCTCAGCCTGACGGAAGACGACGCCCCCACGACGATCGATCTGGCAACGTTGAACTCGGGCAATCCCGCGGGCACGACCTACGCCATCTCGTCTGAAACCGAAAACCTGGGCGACTTCACTCTCAGTGGCAGCGTCGTCACTTACTCGCCTGATGCGGATGCATTCGGCACCGGCGACCAATTGGTTTACACCGCCAGCGACGGCACCGACACGGTCACAGGCACCATTGCGGTCACCATCGCAGGCGTGAACGATGCACCGAGCTTGGTCGACGACACAGCCACGGTAGAACAGGGTGAGTCCACTCTGATCGATGTCCTGGCAAATGATTCCGCCGGACCGGGAGAAAGCATCGCTGACCTGGTGTTGCAGCAGCCCGCAACCGAGTTCACGACCACCAATGGCGGAACCGCAATCATCTCCAATGGCCAGATCAGCTACACCGCTGCGGCTGGTTATTCAGGCAGTGATTCCTTCACTTACACCGTTGCCGACGGAGCACTCACGGCGACTGCGAACGTGGTGGTGACGGTCACGAACAGCCAAGTTGGTATCAACGCCGCGAACAAGACGGTCACGATCTATGAAGACAACGGTGGTGGAACGACCAGCGAAGTCTTGGTCGCAGACCTCAGCGCCGACAACCTGATCTCCATCAACACCGGTGGTAGCACGATCACGCTGGACAACGCCGTGATCACAACTGGGAACGGCAGCGTTCGGACCGTTGGCGACCAAATCCTCTTCATCCCCGCTCAAGACGACTTTGGCACGACGACGATCACTTACACCGCCAGCAATGACATTGGCAGTGACACCGGCGTGATCACCGTCAACATCACCGCTGACAACACCGATTTGACAGCCACCTCGGATGATTTCCCTGTCAACGAAGGTGCGACCGTCACACTGGACGTGCTCGCGAATGATTTCGACGGTCCAGGCGAAAGCGGTGTGTTGACCATCACCTCCGTGACCCAGCCTGCCTTCGGAACGGCGACGATCACCGAGAATGGCACGCGAATCAGCTACACCTCGACCGGTTCTGTTTCCGATGGCGATGACTCGTTCAGCTACACCATCAGCGACGGCCAGGGTGGCACCTCAACCGCTGTTGTGAACATTGACATTCAGGATGTCTTGGACGCTCCGGTTGCCGGCAACGGTTTGGAAACCGTCGATGAAGATTCCGGGACATTGACCATCGATCTAAGCAGCTTCGTCACCTTGGAAGGCAGCGACACGGTCACGTTCAGCAAGGTCAGCGGCACCGACGCGATCGGAACTTCAGCGGTTGCAGCCAACGGAACATTGACGTTCACTCCTGTTTTGAACGCCAACGGCACCGCGACGATCGTGTACCGTGCGACCAGCACGCAGGGCTCGCAGTTGTCCGACGAGGGCACCATCACGATCAACGTGACCCCCGTCAATGACGCCCCCACGGCCACCGATCGCACGGTCACCGTGTTGGAAGACAACAGCATCGACATCGATCTGAATGGCAATGTCGCTGATGTCGACAGCACCGGGTTGGTCATCACAGTGGCATCGAATCCAGGCAATGGATCGGCCACCGCCCTGGGCAACGGTCAGATTCGTTACACACCGAACGCTGATTTCAACGGGCAGGACTCGTTCACCTACCAAGTCACCGATGGCAGCTTGACGACCACCGCAACGGTCACCGTCAATGTCACTGACGTGGTTTCGCCACCGGTTGCCAACAACGGTTCGTTGTCGGCCACGGAAGATGCGGGAGCGGTCACGTTGGATTTGTCGACTCTGATCAACCTGGACTCGGGTGATTCGGCAACCATCACGATCACCACACCACCAGCCAATGGCAACGCAAGTGTCAGTGGCACTTCCGGGGACCTGACCAACTCGACCTTGTCGTACACGCCTGACGCGGACTACTTCGGAAGCGATTCCCTGGTTTACACGGTCACCAACTCACAAGGTGCCACGGACACCGGAACGATCAGCATCTCGGTGGCGGGAGTGAATGATGCTCCGGTCGCTGGCAACGACACCGCGACCACGGTCCGCAACCGCGCGGTGACGATCGACGTCTTGTCGAACGATTCGCTCGGACCAGCCAACGAGAACCAAGTCGCGACGGTTTCGGTGCCAACACAACCTGCCAACGGCACGGTCACGGTGAACGGCAACAACGAATTGGTGTTCACGCCCAACACGGACTTCGTCGGCACAGCCACCATCACTTATCAATTGAGCGATGGGCAGTCGACGGACACCGCAACAGTCGAAGTCACGGTGAATGACTTCAGCCCCTCGGTTGTGTCCGGTCAGTTGTTCGTCGACTCGATCATGAACATTCGAGAAGTGATCGACTCGCAAGGGCAGATCGCACCGGTTCGCAACGGCGTTCGCGATTCCTTCGAAAAGGCTTTGGGCGGCGTTGCTGTCCGTTTGGTTTCACCCGCCAGTGACAACGATCTGGGCGAAGACATTGACCTGGTTGTGCTGACAAACCTGGACGGGGAATACACCTTCGAGGACGTTGCACCTGGTCGTTACCAAGTGATCTACAACCTGCCCAACAATGCGGTGGCGGCAGGAGAAGCAGTGGATGGAATCATCCCGATTGAAATCGGCTCAGAAGGCGGAGCCTCACCTGTGGGAACGTTCGCGTTCGCAAGCTTGGGTGATGCCGGTCAAGGCAACAGTTCGATTTTGTCGACCAACACCAACGGCAGCAACGGTGTGCCCGCCGGCGTGGAAGATGGCGAAGGCGGATTTGTTTCGTTCGGCAGTGATGGCGGTCAATCGATGTTCTTGGCCGGAAGCGGCTTTGAAGGCGTCGAGTACGCAGAATTGGCGATGAATCGGAACAATGACGCGGCTTTGCTCACCATCATCGAAGAAGATGGCGATGTTCGAACGGCACAAGTGAGCGGCGACCATCTGCGAGTCAACGCGAGCGGAACCTCGGTTCAATTGCTCGGCGGAGTCAATGATTTCGACTTCGACGCCAGCCTCGAAGACTTGGTCGAGAGTGAATACCCCGCCTTCCGTGATGCGATCGACATGATCCTCGGCAGCAACTGA